From Trypanosoma brucei gambiense DAL972 chromosome 5, complete sequence:
ATAACGACCAAGTTGTTAGGTAGCTAATTTATGAATGTTActatttgtttgttcataTCCAGTAATCATCATATCAAAAGGAAATACTTCTTTCATACAtgatatatgcatatgtgtaCTCACATCCCATGGAATTGGAAATAAGAGAAACCATGAGCAACTACAAGTTGGTGTGGCAGAATATTTATCTTATCCTTCAGCAAAACTAGGAAACAAGGATATCAATAGGATATCTGAGAGTGGAAAGTTGTTACTGTTGGAATGATGCAATTGCCTTTGTAAGATAATATGATTACGAAGTGGAAGCAAAGATGATAACTGCGGTTGTATTGATGAAACTACAATAATGTTTGCTGATGATTCTATGAATAttgcttgtttctttttgtgcatAATTGCATTTATGTGGGAAAGTGAACTGGCTTGCGAAATATACACTAAAGAAGCGAAGTTTGATACAAGGGAAATATGATAAGGTATTCCTTGGTTGCGGTTACCTTTGCAGGTTTACTGCTACGAGTGGTGGAAACAAATGAGGAAGCGAAGTTGAACAGAGAAGGTGCGTTGGCGCTGTGTAAGCTGACGGATCTTGCTAAAACtgtagaaaaaagaagggcagacaagataaaaaataaaaccgaAGGTTTTGCGGGTGATATACAGTGGTGGTTGGAAAGCTTGGAACGCTGGTTGAAAACGCTGCAGGACCCTGCACACAGTAACAACGGCTATTCGAAACTTTCGGACGCTGATACTAAAAAGGTAAAGGATATATACGAAAAGGCAAAGGATAAATTAAAGGAGAAGCTgccagaagcagaaaagtGGAGCGAGGAAGCGAAAAAACACTGCCAGGCTGTGACCGAGGCAGCAAAAAAGGCGCGAGGATGGGAACTTAATGATGACGGCCAAAATTCCAGTGGACTTCACCAGGTTTTGGAGTGGTACTGcgggaagaagggagaaaatgcaCAAAGCACTAGCTGTGAAGGTATTACGTTCAAAACCCATTATTCAGGGACGGAAAGGAATACCATTGACTGTGAGGGAGTGGGTCACAAAACAACGCTTTATAGCGATATATCATCGGGGACGATGAAAGAAGCCTTAGACGattgggagaagaaaaaaacacaaggtAAAGAACCAGTCAAAAACAACTGGAGGACCAACTACGAGTCAGCTATACAAAAACTTAAGGAGCTAGAAGAGTCACACCATAAAGGTAAAAAGACTCATGATGATGTATCTGGCTTTTACAATGCAGCGTACGCTGTTCATAGCGGGCTGAGTGCAGGCAAGCCACTCAGCGAAGTTTTGGTCGAAGCCAAGGAAGCAAGTAAAAGGGGTGCGAAAATTACAAACCCTGGAGGTGCCGCTCCCGAGGCCACACAGCGAGGGATTGGCACTTCAACTGGAGAGAGTGGGGCAACAGAGACAACaggaggaacaacaacaatatcaacaggaacaggaacaACAAGCGGAACAGAATCAGAGGTTGGAGCTGATGCAGATTTTGGTGACCTCCTAGAGACTAGTGATAGATCAGCATTAAGCAGTAAGATCAAGGAGAGCAAGGTAATACTTATGGCTGTTCTCATACCTGTCGCTATCCTAGCGATTATTACAGCTgtggtgcttgtgtttgtgagacGAAGAAGAGGTAATGCTGAAGATGTAATTGATGAGAAAGGTGAGGCAGTTTCTTCACCTGACAAAAAGGGTGGGGCAACCTCTCCATGTTACAGGAAGGAATGACATTACCATCTCTTGCTTATTTTGCTTAGTTTAGGAAGGGCTAACCCCTGGAGAGgttaaaatttaaaaatttctcACCTGTTGCGGGAGAGGTTTCCCTTCCATTATatatggttttttttttcctccctccccatcccctcaaaataataataataataaactcTTTTTTCTGCAATAAATATTACGGGAGATGTGAAAATGGGTTGTATGTGCATATCTACAGCCCAAGCTGGCGTGAAGTAAAGGCGCATGTGTAGCACATTCCTCCCCCTCATATAAAACAGTGTTTGTAAGATGTGCAATTTTCTGACTAAATAATTTAAAGATGTGGAGGTTTGGTCTGGCCATTCAGAAATGAATGCATTTTCCCCTATTTTTGGTGTGATAAGAAAATATTCCGTGAAGGGAATAGTGAGGTAAATAATCATATTTCGTATGCATTTTTAGTGAGACCTGCAGGGACCTGACACGGCTCATGAAACAATGGCGTCAGTGACAATATCTAATAAACTCATGGTCGATAAAAGACTGGGCATAAGGCAATGTGAAACTCACGCACTGTTGGGATATAAGCAGGTTAAAGGGCTTGGGGCAATGTAAAGCCTTGAAGAGCTTTCTTGTGAATAATTGTGGCAGTATTAAAAGTTTTAGTATGTTCAGATATTATGAGAGTATAAGAGAAATACGAATTGATGAGTGTGAGCTCTTGCGTAATGTTGATGTGCGTGAAGCAAATAATCCTCTCAAACTGATCATTGAAAAGTGTAAAGCGTTGGAAGATGTATATGTGGGTGGATGTGTAAAGATGGAGGTTATTGATATTCGTGAATGTGTCGGCTTACAGAAGGTAAGAGGACTAAAACATGTGAAGGAATTGCGGGAATTGAATTTATCTGGGTGTCGAAACCTGCGAGAGATAACTGGAATACACAGGTATGAGGACACGAGGTTGGAGAAGCTGAATGTTAAGTGTTGTGAGAAGCTGGAGGATTTGAGATTTTTGAGATATTGTAGGGTGTTGAAGAGTATTGTGATTTCTGATAGTGTGGTTACACAGGAGAGGCTGAAATTATTCAACTACAGGGTGGAAGTTGTCAGTGAAACAGAATACTATTCAAAACGTAGCGGTGACAATGACACCTCCCACTCAACTCATAACGACCAAGTTGTTAGGTAGCTAATTTATGAATGTTActatttgtttgttcataTCCAGTAATCATCACATCAAAAGGAAATACTTCTTTCATACAtgatatatgcatatgtgtaCTCACCTCCCATGGAATTGGAAATAAGAGAAGCCATAAGCAACTACAAGTTGGTGTGGCaaaatatttattttatccTTCAGCAAAACTAGGAAACAAGGATATCGACAGGATATCGANNNNNNNNNNNNNNNNNNNNNNNNNNNNNNNNNNNNNNNNNNNNNNNNNNNNNNNNNNNNNNNNNNNNNNNNNNNNNNNNNNNNNNNNNNNNNNNNNNNNAAGATTGACTCAttcttctcctccttctgttTCGACAGCTCACAAATGTACGCAAACATTTTCGTGCCAAAATGCTGGGCACCTCTACACGCAGCAGCGATAGCTTGTGCGTTGCCATCTGCCACTAGATCGTGGTGGCACAGGTGCGCCCAGGGCTGGGGCACGCCACGGGGGTTGGCTCTGTCGATTGGACCGTTATGAATAGCAGTCCCAGCCTTCATCTCGTTTGCTGCCTTCTCTGAAAGTTGCATCCGCCGACCTTCACGTACCGCCAGCGCATGTTGTAAAGTATCCGCACGAGGGGAGCCCCTAGACAATTCGATAACCCGTCGAACAGCCGCAGCCTCAACCTCCTCAAGGTATGCTTTAGCAAGAAGTGAGACTTGACACTTGTACGCCTGAGAGAGATCCTCGCTTTGAAATATCAACTCCATTGCTACCTCGTCAGCCTCAACCTCCCTCACTGTCACGTTACGTTGGCTTAGGCGTGATGCCTTGCCGAGTATCCTCTCGATGAAGTGTCGCTCTCCCCCTAACTCCTCTGCCTCCCGCTGAGTGATGGGTATGATGTCTGAGAGGCTTTTCTGACACTGCTGTTCCCGTTTCTCAAAATCACCAGGCCGCTGAGACACATCACAACCAAAAATGGCACTCTCGACACCACCGTACGTTCGATCGGGAAGGAATTGTCTGGCAACAGCCGTACGCGGCAGCCGAACGCCCATTCCTTGTGGagagtcacttccgctctgCGTTCTGTCGGAAAGGACCTTGGTTTTTGGGGCGTCAGGTCTGCCAGCTCGCACGAAGTCCAGTAGACCCAATCTCTTTCGTTCATACAACCCATTC
This genomic window contains:
- a CDS encoding 65 kDa invariant surface glycoprotein, putative, which gives rise to MIRYSLVAVTFAGLLLRVVETNEEAKLNREGALALCKLTDLAKTVEKRRADKIKNKTEGFAGDIQWWLESLERWLKTLQDPAHSNNGYSKLSDADTKKVKDIYEKAKDKLKEKLPEAEKWSEEAKKHCQAVTEAAKKARGWELNDDGQNSSGLHQVLEWYCGKKGENAQSTSCEGITFKTHYSGTERNTIDCEGVGHKTTLYSDISSGTMKEALDDWEKKKTQGKEPVKNNWRTNYESAIQKLKELEESHHKGKKTHDDVSGFYNAAYAVHSGLSAGKPLSEVLVEAKEASKRGAKITNPGGAAPEATQRGIGTSTGESGATETTGGTTTISTGTGTTSGTESEVGADADFGDLLETSDRSALSSKIKESKVILMAVLIPVAILAIITAVVLVFVRRRRGNAEDVIDEKGEAVSSPDKKGGATSPCYRKE